In one window of Photorhabdus laumondii subsp. laumondii DNA:
- the yejK gene encoding nucleoid-associated protein YejK, whose protein sequence is MSLQIDQIALHQLIKRDEQTLDVVLRDSLLATDQVVEDMMAELHRVYSAKSKAYGLFNEESELAEALRHQRKGDEDFLGFSRAATARLRDELAKYPFAEGGTVLFCQYRYLAVEYLLIAVLNSCNSMSVNDNLDLNTTHYLDIPHADIVARIDLTEWETNPESSRYLTFLKGRVGRKVSDFFMDFLAASEGMNAKVQNKGLLQAVDDYCESGELNKDERQAYRQQVYNYCNEQLQAGEEIEIKALSQALPTFGEQNFQQFSQEQEYELEESFPADRSTLRQLTKFAGSGGGLTINFDAMLFGERIFWDPATDTLTIKGTPPNLRDQLQRRSSGH, encoded by the coding sequence ATGAGTCTGCAAATAGACCAGATTGCCTTGCATCAATTAATCAAGCGTGATGAACAGACATTAGATGTCGTGTTGCGTGATTCTTTGCTCGCCACCGATCAAGTGGTGGAAGATATGATGGCTGAATTACACCGAGTATACAGCGCAAAAAGTAAAGCTTACGGCTTATTTAATGAAGAGAGTGAATTGGCAGAAGCACTCAGACATCAGCGTAAAGGTGATGAAGATTTTCTTGGGTTCAGTCGGGCAGCAACGGCACGTCTGAGGGATGAACTGGCGAAATATCCGTTTGCTGAGGGAGGGACGGTCCTGTTTTGTCAGTATCGCTATCTGGCGGTAGAGTATTTATTGATTGCTGTGCTTAATAGCTGTAACAGTATGTCTGTTAACGATAATCTGGATTTAAATACTACGCATTATCTGGATATTCCTCATGCAGATATTGTTGCTCGTATAGATTTGACGGAGTGGGAAACTAATCCTGAATCAAGCCGTTATTTAACATTCCTGAAAGGGCGAGTAGGGCGTAAAGTTTCAGATTTCTTTATGGATTTTCTCGCTGCTAGTGAAGGTATGAATGCTAAAGTTCAGAATAAAGGCTTGCTACAAGCCGTTGATGATTATTGTGAATCTGGTGAGCTTAATAAGGATGAGCGTCAAGCGTATCGCCAGCAAGTATATAACTATTGTAATGAACAATTGCAGGCAGGAGAGGAAATTGAAATTAAGGCGTTGTCTCAGGCATTACCTACATTTGGAGAGCAGAATTTTCAGCAGTTTTCTCAAGAGCAGGAATATGAACTGGAAGAGAGTTTCCCGGCGGATCGCAGTACGTTGCGTCAACTGACTAAATTTGCCGGCAGTGGCGGCGGATTAACAATCAATTTTGATGCGATGTTATTTGGTGAAAGAATTTTCTGGGATCCGGCAACGGATACTTTAACCATTAAAGGCACGCCCCCAAATTTACGTGACCAGTTACAGCGCCGTAGCAGTGGTCATTGA
- the rsuA gene encoding 16S rRNA pseudouridine(516) synthase RsuA — translation MRLDKFLSQQLGISRNDVGRELRAGRITVDDEIVKTGAYKLTPEQQVMFDGSLLEQQQGPRYFMLNKPQGYVCSTDDPINPTVLYFIDEPAAHKLHTAGRLDMDTTGLVLLTDDGQWSHRITSPKHHCKKTYLVTLECPVAAETADKFLAGVQLNGEKTVTKPAQLEILEPQIARLTISEGRYHQVKRMFAAVGNRVTALHRERIGEIILAPELEPGEYRSLTEQEIASVTFL, via the coding sequence ATGCGATTGGATAAATTTTTGTCACAACAGCTTGGTATCAGCCGGAATGACGTAGGGCGCGAGTTGCGTGCGGGACGCATCACTGTTGATGATGAGATTGTAAAAACCGGAGCTTATAAATTAACTCCAGAGCAACAGGTCATGTTTGATGGTTCATTATTGGAACAGCAACAAGGGCCTCGTTATTTTATGCTAAATAAACCACAGGGGTATGTTTGTTCCACCGATGATCCGATAAATCCAACGGTGCTCTATTTTATTGATGAGCCGGCAGCGCATAAATTGCATACGGCGGGTAGGTTGGATATGGATACCACTGGTCTGGTTTTGCTAACCGATGATGGTCAATGGTCTCATCGTATTACTTCCCCAAAACATCATTGTAAAAAAACCTATCTAGTCACACTTGAATGTCCAGTTGCAGCAGAGACGGCAGATAAATTTCTTGCAGGTGTGCAACTTAATGGTGAAAAAACAGTGACAAAACCCGCCCAGCTAGAAATTCTGGAGCCGCAAATAGCCCGTCTGACGATTAGTGAAGGGCGTTACCATCAGGTAAAACGCATGTTTGCAGCGGTAGGTAATCGGGTAACCGCGCTTCATCGTGAGCGAATCGGTGAAATCATCTTAGCTCCTGAATTGGAGCCAGGCGAGTACCGATCATTAACCGAGCAAGAAATTGCCAGTGTCACTTTTCTTTAA
- a CDS encoding DEAD/DEAH box helicase has translation MTFTLRPYQQEAVDATVNHFRHHHEPAVIVLPTGAGKSLVIAELAKLARGKVLVLAHVKELVAQNYSKYCAYGLPADIFSAGLQQKQSAGKVVFGSVQSVARNLEHFDNQFSLLIIDECHRISDDENSQYQQIIHHLRQNNPQLRILGLTATPYRLAIGWIYHYHYHGMTRGDESCFFRDCIYELPLRYMIKHGFLIPPKRLDMPVMQYDFSQVRSSQQSIFNDTDLNHEIKRQKRITPHIIRQIIEYSADRKGVMLFAATVEHAKEIFQLLPPGQAALVSADTSTADRDRFIEAFKTQRLRYMVNVAVLTTGFDAPHVDLIAILRPTESVSLYQQIIGRGLRLFPGKKDCLILDYAGNPHDLYTPEVGSNKPDKQSQPVQVFCPICNFANIFWGKCTSDGEIIEHFGRRCQGWENDQYGKRRQCEFRFRFKLCPHCNAENDIAARRCHSCQEVLVDPDDMLKAALKLKDALVLRCGGMQLIPETDSKGEWLKIIYYDEDGADVSERFRLTTPAQRLAFEHQFLRQHQRASAIPFNWKTASDIVHQQPLLRHPDFVVARKKGRFWQIREKIFDYQGRFRRADELY, from the coding sequence ATGACTTTTACTTTACGTCCCTATCAGCAAGAAGCCGTGGATGCCACCGTTAATCATTTCCGGCACCATCATGAACCCGCAGTCATTGTATTACCAACTGGAGCAGGTAAAAGCCTAGTTATTGCTGAACTGGCAAAATTAGCTCGTGGGAAAGTATTAGTATTGGCTCATGTAAAAGAATTAGTTGCACAGAATTACAGCAAATACTGCGCATACGGTTTACCAGCAGATATTTTTTCCGCAGGATTGCAGCAAAAACAAAGTGCAGGAAAAGTCGTGTTTGGTAGCGTGCAATCTGTCGCCCGTAATCTTGAACATTTTGATAATCAATTCTCTTTGCTGATAATTGATGAATGCCACCGTATCAGTGATGATGAAAACAGCCAGTACCAGCAAATTATTCATCACCTTCGGCAAAATAACCCACAACTACGTATTCTTGGCTTAACAGCAACACCTTACAGACTGGCTATCGGCTGGATATATCACTATCACTATCACGGCATGACCCGTGGTGATGAAAGCTGTTTTTTCCGTGATTGCATCTATGAATTGCCCCTGCGTTATATGATTAAACACGGTTTCCTGATCCCGCCAAAACGGCTAGATATGCCCGTTATGCAATATGATTTCAGCCAAGTTCGCTCCAGTCAGCAAAGCATCTTCAATGACACTGATTTAAACCACGAAATCAAACGACAAAAACGCATCACACCTCACATTATCAGACAAATCATTGAATATTCCGCTGACCGCAAAGGGGTTATGCTTTTTGCTGCAACTGTCGAACATGCCAAAGAGATTTTTCAATTACTCCCTCCCGGCCAAGCCGCATTAGTCAGTGCTGATACATCAACTGCGGATCGTGATCGGTTTATCGAAGCCTTTAAAACTCAGCGATTGCGCTATATGGTTAACGTCGCCGTATTGACAACTGGATTTGATGCCCCCCATGTTGATCTGATAGCCATTCTGCGTCCTACTGAATCCGTTAGTTTATATCAGCAAATTATCGGTCGTGGTTTACGATTATTTCCCGGCAAAAAAGATTGCCTGATTCTCGATTATGCAGGAAATCCTCACGATCTCTACACACCAGAAGTTGGCAGCAATAAACCGGATAAACAGAGCCAACCGGTTCAAGTATTCTGCCCTATCTGTAACTTCGCTAATATATTTTGGGGAAAATGCACCTCCGACGGTGAAATTATTGAGCACTTTGGCCGCCGCTGTCAGGGTTGGGAAAACGATCAATATGGCAAACGCCGTCAATGTGAGTTCCGCTTTCGTTTTAAACTCTGCCCTCATTGCAATGCAGAAAATGATATTGCAGCGCGGCGTTGCCACAGTTGCCAAGAGGTGCTGGTCGATCCCGACGATATGTTGAAAGCCGCATTGAAGCTCAAAGATGCACTGGTACTGCGTTGTGGTGGCATGCAACTCATCCCTGAAACTGACAGTAAAGGCGAATGGCTGAAAATTATCTATTACGATGAAGATGGCGCTGATGTTTCGGAACGCTTTCGGCTTACAACACCGGCCCAGCGGCTAGCCTTTGAGCACCAATTTCTTCGTCAGCATCAACGTGCCTCAGCGATACCTTTTAACTGGAAAACCGCCTCAGATATCGTTCACCAGCAACCTTTATTACGCCATCCAGATTTTGTTGTCGCCCGTAAAAAAGGTCGATTCTGGCAGATTCGTGAAAAAATCTTTGATTACCAAGGACGTTTCCGACGAGCAGACGAATTGTACTAA
- the rplY gene encoding 50S ribosomal protein L25 encodes MFTINAEVRKEQGKGASRRLRRANKFPAIVYGGNQELVSIELDHDQVINMEQKAEFYSDVLTLVIDGKETKVKVQAVQRHPFKPKLAHIDFLRA; translated from the coding sequence ATGTTTACTATTAATGCAGAAGTACGTAAAGAGCAGGGCAAAGGTGCGAGCCGCCGCCTGCGTAGAGCTAACAAGTTTCCAGCTATCGTATACGGTGGCAACCAAGAGCTAGTTTCTATTGAACTGGATCACGATCAGGTTATCAACATGGAACAAAAAGCTGAATTTTATAGCGATGTTCTGACCCTGGTTATCGACGGTAAAGAGACTAAAGTTAAAGTGCAGGCTGTACAGCGCCATCCGTTTAAACCAAAACTGGCACACATTGACTTCCTGCGTGCTTAA
- a CDS encoding YejL family protein has product MPQSSRYSDEHVERLLTELVSVLERNRTPTDLSLMVLGNMVTNLINTSISPAQRRHIADSFAHALKSSVNEDKAH; this is encoded by the coding sequence ATGCCACAGTCATCTCGTTACAGTGACGAACACGTTGAACGTTTATTAACAGAACTCGTCAGTGTTCTGGAAAGAAACCGTACCCCGACAGACCTTTCTCTAATGGTACTGGGCAATATGGTGACAAATTTAATCAATACGAGTATATCGCCTGCACAGCGCAGACATATTGCTGACTCGTTTGCACACGCGCTTAAATCTTCGGTAAACGAAGATAAAGCCCATTAA